Proteins found in one Alicyclobacillus cycloheptanicus genomic segment:
- a CDS encoding Ger(x)C family spore germination protein gives MNKWARRLAALFLLCAGLLFLPGCWDYEAINTRAPVTGLGIDPAQDDPNKFLITIQFPILTHTSQGQQGGNDGGGQSTEFQNLSVEAYSLPEALRAIQLRMYRKVDIAELRAAIINENLSGDRMDSLIAQLMRLPEVNRLALVLTTPTSAKDVLSVNGLPNTPADFIDKAFKIRQEGFVVNRELWQYWRDTTQVGVVPMIPVVTVVPNEDESGSRLQFGGMKVYKGNAPVFDLDKQQTFYVNLLTEQARSMAIDLPLQDGLVSLTDIRSRHKMKCVVRGNSLVLVDHVTLASTLGKVADPRPKPWPPTQLNELEAETSQYMTKQAIAVMKELQQRQTDVFGFGRLYFQRHPEQEQKMKAEWGQMFEHAKVDIQVTVSITNKGMLI, from the coding sequence ATGAACAAGTGGGCACGACGATTGGCTGCTTTGTTCCTTCTGTGCGCGGGCCTGCTGTTTTTGCCAGGCTGCTGGGACTATGAAGCGATTAATACGAGAGCACCCGTGACAGGGTTAGGGATTGACCCAGCGCAGGACGACCCGAATAAGTTTTTGATCACGATTCAGTTTCCAATTTTGACACACACGAGCCAGGGCCAGCAGGGAGGCAACGACGGGGGCGGCCAGTCCACCGAGTTTCAAAACCTGTCGGTGGAAGCCTACTCTCTGCCGGAAGCCCTGAGAGCGATTCAACTCAGAATGTATCGCAAGGTGGACATTGCGGAACTGCGTGCGGCCATTATCAATGAAAATTTGTCGGGCGACCGGATGGATAGCCTGATTGCCCAACTGATGCGCTTGCCGGAGGTGAATCGTCTGGCACTCGTGCTCACGACACCGACTTCTGCGAAAGACGTGCTGAGCGTGAATGGGTTACCGAACACGCCTGCAGATTTTATCGACAAGGCGTTTAAAATTCGCCAAGAGGGCTTCGTCGTCAATCGGGAACTTTGGCAGTACTGGCGGGATACAACCCAAGTAGGTGTGGTCCCAATGATTCCCGTCGTGACGGTTGTTCCAAACGAGGATGAAAGCGGAAGCAGGCTGCAGTTTGGCGGAATGAAGGTCTACAAAGGGAACGCACCGGTGTTCGACTTGGACAAACAGCAAACATTTTATGTAAATCTGTTGACGGAACAAGCCCGCAGCATGGCCATCGATCTCCCGCTTCAGGACGGCCTCGTGTCACTCACGGACATCCGGTCCAGACACAAAATGAAGTGCGTCGTTCGCGGAAACAGCCTCGTACTGGTGGACCACGTGACGTTGGCATCCACCCTCGGGAAAGTCGCAGACCCGCGGCCGAAACCTTGGCCGCCGACACAGCTCAACGAACTAGAAGCCGAGACGTCACAATATATGACGAAGCAGGCGATTGCTGTCATGAAGGAGCTTCAGCAGCGACAGACAGATGTGTTCGGCTTTGGCAGACTATACTTTCAACGTCATCCGGAACAAGAGCAGAAAATGAAGGCGGAATGGGGGCAAATGTTTGAGCACGCAAAAGTGGATATCCAAGTGACCGTCTCCATTACCAACAAAGGGATGTTGATTTAA
- a CDS encoding GerAB/ArcD/ProY family transporter, with amino-acid sequence MYKLSMYQVVCILCTSYLPLLFWIYPRYAAYYGGVDGQWALLGTCLAAMYSAWIHGLLNTRFKNYSGVEMLTLTFGKVLGIPTALMFIPGYVLFVATSLYSYSITVKSILPNTPSLAASGALLLVALVGAAYGLETIARVASIVFPVVMFVLGTSFLLVFFRGTWAGVFFHPVSLSRSISVAGMLLPIFFGFNNFLMLCPFYDHRKRNSVWIPFVSVGLGSFFVLSVYLVTIRVVGYEGLRVLSHPVDFVLQLVQLQGLIIQRFGVGLIFMSTMFEAVFCANHIWALGELSMRVFGAQRKKHKWFVLFYAVVILTVFRLIPDQEVGDWIVINILVPLSWLYLLVEPTIKLLVSYLRRLDYASTQNESPA; translated from the coding sequence ATGTACAAGCTCTCCATGTATCAAGTCGTATGTATCTTATGTACGAGTTACTTGCCGCTCCTGTTTTGGATTTATCCGCGATATGCCGCCTACTACGGGGGCGTCGACGGCCAGTGGGCGCTGCTTGGCACATGCCTGGCCGCGATGTACAGTGCATGGATTCACGGGTTATTGAACACCCGTTTCAAAAACTATTCGGGCGTGGAGATGCTGACGTTGACGTTTGGGAAGGTCCTCGGTATCCCAACGGCGCTGATGTTCATTCCGGGCTACGTATTGTTTGTGGCCACGAGCCTGTACTCGTATTCCATCACGGTCAAGAGTATCTTGCCGAATACACCCAGTCTCGCGGCGAGCGGCGCGTTACTGCTCGTGGCGTTGGTCGGAGCCGCGTACGGCTTGGAGACGATTGCGCGTGTCGCGTCCATCGTATTTCCCGTGGTGATGTTTGTCCTCGGGACCTCGTTTCTCCTGGTGTTCTTTCGCGGTACGTGGGCTGGCGTGTTTTTCCATCCAGTCAGCCTGTCTCGTTCCATTTCTGTAGCCGGCATGTTGCTGCCCATCTTCTTTGGGTTCAACAATTTTCTCATGCTGTGTCCGTTCTATGACCACCGCAAGCGAAACTCGGTGTGGATTCCGTTCGTCTCTGTCGGTCTCGGGTCGTTCTTTGTCTTGAGTGTGTATCTCGTCACCATTCGCGTTGTTGGCTACGAGGGGCTCAGAGTTCTGTCCCACCCGGTTGACTTTGTTTTGCAGCTTGTCCAGTTGCAAGGTCTCATCATCCAGCGTTTCGGCGTCGGCCTCATCTTTATGTCGACGATGTTTGAAGCTGTCTTTTGCGCGAATCATATTTGGGCGCTGGGGGAACTCTCCATGCGGGTATTCGGCGCGCAGAGGAAGAAACACAAGTGGTTTGTCCTGTTTTACGCTGTGGTCATATTGACTGTCTTTCGACTCATCCCCGACCAGGAGGTGGGGGACTGGATTGTCATCAACATCCTGGTTCCACTGAGCTGGCTTTATCTCCTCGTTGAACCGACTATAAAATTGTTGGTATCTTACTTAAGGAGGCTTGATTACGCCTCGACCCAAAATGAGTCCCCCGCGTAG